ATGCTCCATCTTTCGGCGGCCCTGCCGGAGGGTGTAGGCAATATCGGCAAGCTGTGCGCCATCATCGGTGCCAAGATGATCGGCCAGCGCGTTTCGCATCGCCGCCAGCGCGTCCGGCGTCTTGGCCGAGAGTGGCAAAAGATAAGGCCCGGTGGTGTCCACTTCGCGGTCCCGAACCGGAGGCTCCTCAAGGATCACATGCGCATTCATCCCGCCCATGCCAAAGGCGCTTATGGCCGCGCGACGCTTGCGCAACTCTGTCACCGGCCATGCCCGCTGCTGTGCCACGATGTCGAAAGGGCTTGACGCCAGATCAAGGGCCGGGTTCGCGCTGGTAAAATTGATGCTGGCGGGCAGAATCTGGTGCTTCAGCGCAAGAATGGTCTTGATCAGCCCTCCCATTCCGGCGGCCACATCCATATGCCCGAGATTGCCCTTCACAGAACCCAGACCGCAGCGGCGGCCCTGCTGTTTCAGCGCATCGCCATACACACTGGACAGGGCACGGATTTCGATGGGATCGCCGAGAGCCGTGGCGGTTCCATGTGCTTCGACATAGTCCACCTCAGAGGCTTCAAGGCGGGCGTCGGCAAGGGCTGCCTGAAGCACCGCCGTTTGCCCGGCAACGCTGGGTGCCGTCAGCCCGACCTTGGCGGAACCATCGTTGCCGATGGCCGATCCGCTGAGAACCGCATGAATTGTATCGCCGTCAGCAATCGCGTCGCTCAACCGTTTGAGAACGAGGACGCCGACGCCATTGGTGAAGACGGTGCCCTTGGCATTGGCATCAAACGGACGGCATGCCCCGTCCGGGGAGGCGATGCCTTCGCTCTTGTAGAGATAGCCTTCCGGGCGCGGCTGCCCGATGGCAACGGCACCGGCCAGCGCCATATCCGCCTCGCGTGCCAGAAGGCCGCGTGCTGCGAGATGAAGTGCCACGAGCGCCGTGGCACAAGTCGCCTGTACCCCAACCGTTGGCCCGGTGAGATCGAGGTGATAAGCGACACGCGAAGCAATCATGCCAAGCACATTGCCAAGGCCAGCATGGATCGGGTCCGTTGCCTCCCGGAGCGCCGGATTGGCCTGTATCTGGCTGAAATGATAGTTCAGTGCACCACCGGCATAGACGCCGATACGACCACCATACGTGGCGCTGTTATAGCCCGCATGGTCGAGAGCATTCGCTGCGCATTCGAGGAAGACACGATGTTGGGGATCAAGCAATTCCGCATCGCGCGGCGAATAGCCGAAGAAACCGGCATCGAAAGCCGTTGGATCATCGAAGCCACCCCAGACCCGGACATAATCCGACCGGGCCGCCATCTTGGGATCGACGCCAGCCTGTTGCAGTTCGTCATCCGTGACAGAGCGAAGGCCACTTTGACCTTGCTTCAGAAGGCCCCAGAACGCGTCGAGATCATTGGCTCCGGGAAAGCGCCCGGCCATGCCGACGATTGCCACGCGCTCGTCCTTCTCCCTTTGCGCCGCCTCCAGACGCGCGCGCGCGTCCTTCAAAATCGAGAGGATTTCATCCTGTTCAACGATGTCCGGTGTCGGGGTTTCAACGTCAGTCATAGGGTTTCTCTCGTTCAAATTGCGGATGCTGTGCTCAACGAAGCAATGCCTTCAGGGCAGCAAGTTCCGAGGTAATAGTGGAGCTGGCGACAGAGGAAGACGCGGGCGGGTTCTGAACCACAGGCCCATTGCTCTGGAGCTTTGCGTCCTCAAGAGACACGGTCTCCGATTGATCGTCTTCAATGAGGCCATAGAGATGGTCCGAAAGGGCCAGGATGGTGGGATGTTCGAAAATCAGTGTTGGGCGGACCGGCACGCCGAGTTCCCGCTCAACCGTCGCGCCGATATTGACGAGCGCCACAGAATCGAGACCAAGATCGAAGAAGCCAGCGGAATTTCCGGGCAAGTCGCCTTCGCCCAGCCGGGCAAGCATAGCCACTTCCTGCCGCAGCAGATGCCGGAGCGCTTCCTTGCGAAGCGCTTTGGGCGATTGCTGAAGCTGGTCGCGCCAGCTTCGTTGCTCGACAATTGCCGGGGCATTGAGCACGCTCTCCGGCTTTGCATCCCAGCGGGCAACGATGCGCAGATCACCCGTTGCGATCCCCTGTCGGCAAGCGAACCGGCGGACTTTTCCGCTCGGCGTGCGTGGCAGGCTGCTTGGCCGCAACAGCGCGATGACGGCGGCCCTGACATGGTGATTGCGCGAGACGGCACCGCGCACGGCGCGGATGACATCATCGCTATCAAGATCGCGCAGGCCCTCGCGGGTCAGCTCACAGACCACGCCCAATTGCTCCTCGCCATCGACCTCGATGGCAAAGACCCCTGCCCGGCCTTGTGCAAGCGCCGGATGGCTGGAGAAAACGGATTGCTCAATATCTTCCGGGTGATGGTTCTGCCCACGGATGATCACCAGATCTTTCAGCCGACCCGTGATATAGAGCTGCCCGTCACGGCGAAAGCCCAGATCGCCGGTCCGGCGCCAGCCGCGCGATCCATCCAGCATCTGATCAAAAGTCTCTGCGTTCAGCTTGGTGCGGCCCCAATAACCGGGCGTGACATTCGGACCCCGGATCCAGATTTCGCCGACCGTGCCATCATCCACACGCCTGCCCGCTTCGGGATCAACAAGCGCAAGGTCAAGCCCCTCCGCAGGGCGGCCGCAGGCGGCGAGGGCGAGCCTATCATGCTCGTCGCTAGCATCTGCTTCAACAGCGGCCCCGGCTTCGACAAGCGCCTTGCGGCTGACGGACAGGATCAACGGTGGATCGTCGGGACTGTTGCCCGTCTGGAACAGCGTGGCTTCTGCCTGCCCATAGCAACAATAAAAGGCCTTGCCACGGAAACCATGGGGAGCAAAGGCGGCTGTGAAGCGCTCGAGCGTTTTCGGGCGGATCGGCTCTGCCCCGTTATAGGCGATGCGGACGTTGGAGAGATCAAGTCCGGCGGCAGCCTCTGGTGAATATTTATCGACGCAGTGCTCGTAGGAAAAATTCGGACCGCCAATAACCGTAGCACGCACATGGCTTGCCAGCTCCAGAAAACGCAGGGGCCGACGCAGGAACGAGGCAGGTGCCATCAGCGCCACTGGAAAGCCGTTGAACACAGGCGACAGGATGCCGTCGATCAGCCCCATATCGTGATAGTGCGGCAGCCAGCAGGCGGATATGTCGGATGGGCCGTATTCGAAGGCAGTGCTGATCTGCCGCAGATTGACGATCAGGTTGCCGTGCGTGACCATCACGCCCTTCGGATCGCTCGTCGAACCCGACGTATATTGCAAGAAAGCGACATGCTTTGCCTCCGGCGCATGGAATGGCGCACCGTCATCTTCAAAGACAACCGGGGTTGCCGGATCGGCGGCCTTCGGGGCAAGCGCAAAGCCATGGCCGACCGCCTGTTGCAGAGGGCGAAGAACATCCAGAAGCTCAACAGCGCAGAGAATTCCGCTTATCCCGGCGTCTCGCGCAATATGCAACGATCGATTGATTCCATCGTTCCGCCGTGGGGCCGGGACAGGGACGGGAACGGCACCTGCGTAAAGGCATCCAAGGAAAGCCGCGATGAAGCCAAGGCCTGGCGGATAGACCACGAGAATGCGCGCGCCGGGGGTGATAGACCCCGTCTGCGCAATCTCGCCACCAACAAGCCGCGCCCGATCACGAAGCATGCGCCAGGTCCAGCAATCCGGCTTTGCCTTTGCCGTTGAGACGGCATCATCATGAAAGAAGCGCATGGCAACATCATCCGCCATATTCCGAGAACGATTCTCAAGCATATGAATTATTGACGTAAATTCCGTCACTCTTTCCGAGATTCGTTGCGTCCGTGACGTATCGTGCACTGCCATCCACTCCTTGCTGAAGAGCGCCGCGGAAAATCCGCCCATTGCCGAACCACACCCTTTTGCGTTCACCAAAGGGCATTCAGCCGCTTGAAATTTCGGTGATGGCAATCTGCGTTCGCCATCGAATTGGCACTTGCATATAATTCTTGAATATCTTAGTCAACAATATAAACACCCTTTTGACGACTGCTTAATCAAAATTCACAATCCAATCTGAGGTTGTAATGACTCTCAAAATAGCTCCGGACAAAGTCTTCCCAAAGACGGCCGTTTCCACACAGAAATCGTGTGGGCAACAGGTCCGGTGCGCGCTGCCGGAGGCATGCCGATGACTGCTCCCGAAACGGTGGAAGCGCTGCTGTCGCGCCTGTCGGAAAAAGGCATCCGCATCACATGCGTGGATGGGCGTCTGCGACTGTCCGGCTCCGAGAGCGTGCTCACGCAGGATATCACCGACGCGATCCGCGCCCGCAAGGCGGAGATTATTGCGAACCTCTCCCTGGACGCAGCGAGCCAAGACGCGACACATAACGAGACGATCCCGGCCCGTCATGCGGACGCACCGCCACTTTCTTTTGCCCAGCAGCGCTTGTGGTTTGTGGAACAGATGATGCCGGATGCTGGCCTTCACCACATATCGCTCGCTGTTGAGGCGCTCGGCAGCATCGATCTTTCCGCATTGCAGGCAGCGCTTCAGGCCGTCGCAGAGCGCCATGCAATCCTGCGCACCCGCATCAATATGCGGGATGGCATGCCCTCTCAACGCATCATCGCCGACAGCGATATTCCGCTGCAATTGATCGATCGGCAGGACGATATGCCCGATGAGGCGGAAATCGACAGGATACGGCAAGAGGAAGCGCGGCGACCCTTCGATCTTGCCTGCGAGCCACCGCTGCGTCTCACGGCAATCCGCCTTGGCTCCGAGCGAACCCTTTTGCTGCTGACGCTGCACCACATTGCCGGGGACGGTTGGTCGATGGATGTGCTGCTTGGCGATCTCTCAGTGATCTATCAGGCCAAGGTGTCGGGCGTTGATCTTGATTTGCCAGCGCTTCCCATCCAGTACGGCGACTTCGCTGCATGGCAGAGCGACCATCTGGCAGGCCCGGCGCTTGAGCGGTCCCTCGCCTTCTGGACCGATCATCTCGAAGCTCCGCTTCCCGCCACGCAATTGCCGGGGGATTTCACCCGGCCACCTGTTCAGGCCAATGCCGGAGCCTTGCATTCTATCGCTTTCGATGCTGGCACGACGGCCCGGTTGAAAGCGCTTGCGAAAGCGGAAGGTGCCACGCTGTTCGCCACGCTGTTTACGGCCTTCAACACCCTCGTCTATCGCTATACCGGGCAAAGAGATCTGGTGATTGGCACACCCGTCGCCAACCGCCGTCAACGGGAAACGGAAGGGTTGATTGGCCTCTTCGTCAATCCGCTGCCGGTCCGCTCACGGCTTACGCCCGCAGCGAGTTTCCGCGAGACGCTGCGCCAAAGCCAAGCGACCCTCTGGTCGGTGCTTGACCATCAAGACCTGCCTTTTGAGCAATTGGTGGAAGCACTGAAGCCGGAGCGCGATCCCAGCGTCCATCCGCTTTTCCAGCTGAAATTCCAGCTCGATACTGAGCCGCAGCAGAGGGTCGGACTTTCGGGCCTCACGCTGACCCGCCTGCCACGGCGCGACGGTGTTGCGAAACTCGATCTCAGCCTCAACCTGATCGATGCCGGAAGCACGATCCATGGCACTTTCGAATATGACACAGCCCTTTCCCGCCCTGAGACAATCGCGTCTCTTGCCGCCCATTTCGGTGTGCTGATCGAGGCGATTGCCATTGAGCCGGACACGGCCCTCGCTGTTCTCCCCTTGCTGGAAGCCGAGGAGCGTCAGCGCCAGATCGTCAGCTGGAATGCAACGGCAACGCCTTTTGATGAGAAGGCCTTTTTCCACACGGTTTTCGAGGCTCATGCGGCCCGCACACCAGACGCAATCGCGCTTGTTCATATCATTGATGGCGAGCGACACACACTGACCTATGACGACCTGAACCGACGCGCCAACCAGATCGCACACCACTTGCGTGGACTCGGTGCGGGTCCAGAGACCATTGTTGCCATCGCGCTTGAGCGTGGCTTCGATATGATTGCCGCATGGTTCGGCGTGCTCAAGTCTGGTGCTGCCTATCTGCCGCTTGATCCGGCCTATCCGCCGGAACGCCTCGCCATGATGCTCTCAGATTCGCAAGCCCGTTTGGTTCTCACCGAGAGCCGCCGGACATTGCCGGAGACGGTAACCCGCATTGATCTCGATACAGATTGGCCACGGGATGCGGCGACGGACAATCCTGATCTCGTCAACAGGCCCGATCACCTTGCCTATATCATCTACACCTCAGGATCGACCGGGCGGCCAAAAGGCGTGCTCGTCGAGCACAGGGGTCTCGTCAACCTGACGCAACACAAGATCCGTATTGGCGGGGTGAAGCCGGGCGATTGTGTGCTCCAGTTCTTCTCCTTCTCGTTTGATGCCTCGATTCCAGAACTCGTCATGGCCCTCGGCGCGGGCGCGTCACTGCTGCTGCTGCCCGCCAGCGAGCTTCTGCCCGGACCGGCGCTTGCCGAACACCTGAAAACGCAAGCCGTGACGCATGTGACAATGACACCCTCCGCGCTTATCGCGCTGCCAGCGGGCGATTATCCAGCACTGCGCATGGTGCTGACCGGCGGCGAAGCGCCAACGCCCGAATTGATCGAACGTTGGGGAACGGGGCGGCTGTTTATCAACGCCTATGGCCCGACGGAAACCACGGTTAATGCGAGCATGGTTCCCTGCGGCAACGGTCATCCCATTGAGGCGACCTTGCTGCCCGCTGCCAACAAGCAACTCTATGTGCTCGACGCCAACCTAGAGCCGGTTCCAGTCGGTCAACCGGGTGAACTCCATATCGGCGGGCTTGGCATTGCCCGTGGCTATCACGGTCGCCCGGCATTGACAGCCGAGCGCTTCGTGCCCGATCCATTTTCGCCAACAGGCGGCGTGCTCTATCGAACAGGCGACCGTGCCTGCCAACTCGTGGATGGCCGCATCCGGGTGCTTGGCCGCCTCGACGATCAGGTGAAAATCCGCGGCTATCGCATTGAGCCGGGTGAAATCGAAGCCATGGTGCTGGCGCATCCCACCATAGTGGCTGCGGCAGTGGCAATCCACGAGATTGATGGTGAAAAGCGCGTCATTGCCTACGGCGTCGCCAAGGATGCAACCCCTATCAGCGCCGTGGACATGAAGGCATTCCTCGCCGCACGTCTGCCCCGCTACCTCGTGCCGGATGCCTTTGTCTGGCTTGATCGCTTGCCACTCACCGTCAATGGAAAGATCGACACCAAAGCACTTCCGCTTCCGGATCTGGCGCAACAGGCTGGCCGTCCGCCGGAAGGAGAGACGGAAAAAGCAATTGCTGCGATTTTTGCGCAAATCCTCGGGTGCGCGCCTGTTTCTGCCACGGATGATTTCTTCGCAATCGGCGGTCACTCGCTGCTGGCCACGCGGCTATCGGCGCTTGCCAAATCGGCCTTCGGCCTCGACATCGCCATTATCGATCTCTTCGAGGCCCCGACGGTCGAAGCACTGGCGGCAAGAGTGAGCAACCGAA
This genomic window from Agrobacterium vitis contains:
- a CDS encoding AMP-binding protein — its product is MRFFHDDAVSTAKAKPDCWTWRMLRDRARLVGGEIAQTGSITPGARILVVYPPGLGFIAAFLGCLYAGAVPVPVPAPRRNDGINRSLHIARDAGISGILCAVELLDVLRPLQQAVGHGFALAPKAADPATPVVFEDDGAPFHAPEAKHVAFLQYTSGSTSDPKGVMVTHGNLIVNLRQISTAFEYGPSDISACWLPHYHDMGLIDGILSPVFNGFPVALMAPASFLRRPLRFLELASHVRATVIGGPNFSYEHCVDKYSPEAAAGLDLSNVRIAYNGAEPIRPKTLERFTAAFAPHGFRGKAFYCCYGQAEATLFQTGNSPDDPPLILSVSRKALVEAGAAVEADASDEHDRLALAACGRPAEGLDLALVDPEAGRRVDDGTVGEIWIRGPNVTPGYWGRTKLNAETFDQMLDGSRGWRRTGDLGFRRDGQLYITGRLKDLVIIRGQNHHPEDIEQSVFSSHPALAQGRAGVFAIEVDGEEQLGVVCELTREGLRDLDSDDVIRAVRGAVSRNHHVRAAVIALLRPSSLPRTPSGKVRRFACRQGIATGDLRIVARWDAKPESVLNAPAIVEQRSWRDQLQQSPKALRKEALRHLLRQEVAMLARLGEGDLPGNSAGFFDLGLDSVALVNIGATVERELGVPVRPTLIFEHPTILALSDHLYGLIEDDQSETVSLEDAKLQSNGPVVQNPPASSSVASSTITSELAALKALLR
- a CDS encoding non-ribosomal peptide synthetase codes for the protein MTAPETVEALLSRLSEKGIRITCVDGRLRLSGSESVLTQDITDAIRARKAEIIANLSLDAASQDATHNETIPARHADAPPLSFAQQRLWFVEQMMPDAGLHHISLAVEALGSIDLSALQAALQAVAERHAILRTRINMRDGMPSQRIIADSDIPLQLIDRQDDMPDEAEIDRIRQEEARRPFDLACEPPLRLTAIRLGSERTLLLLTLHHIAGDGWSMDVLLGDLSVIYQAKVSGVDLDLPALPIQYGDFAAWQSDHLAGPALERSLAFWTDHLEAPLPATQLPGDFTRPPVQANAGALHSIAFDAGTTARLKALAKAEGATLFATLFTAFNTLVYRYTGQRDLVIGTPVANRRQRETEGLIGLFVNPLPVRSRLTPAASFRETLRQSQATLWSVLDHQDLPFEQLVEALKPERDPSVHPLFQLKFQLDTEPQQRVGLSGLTLTRLPRRDGVAKLDLSLNLIDAGSTIHGTFEYDTALSRPETIASLAAHFGVLIEAIAIEPDTALAVLPLLEAEERQRQIVSWNATATPFDEKAFFHTVFEAHAARTPDAIALVHIIDGERHTLTYDDLNRRANQIAHHLRGLGAGPETIVAIALERGFDMIAAWFGVLKSGAAYLPLDPAYPPERLAMMLSDSQARLVLTESRRTLPETVTRIDLDTDWPRDAATDNPDLVNRPDHLAYIIYTSGSTGRPKGVLVEHRGLVNLTQHKIRIGGVKPGDCVLQFFSFSFDASIPELVMALGAGASLLLLPASELLPGPALAEHLKTQAVTHVTMTPSALIALPAGDYPALRMVLTGGEAPTPELIERWGTGRLFINAYGPTETTVNASMVPCGNGHPIEATLLPAANKQLYVLDANLEPVPVGQPGELHIGGLGIARGYHGRPALTAERFVPDPFSPTGGVLYRTGDRACQLVDGRIRVLGRLDDQVKIRGYRIEPGEIEAMVLAHPTIVAAAVAIHEIDGEKRVIAYGVAKDATPISAVDMKAFLAARLPRYLVPDAFVWLDRLPLTVNGKIDTKALPLPDLAQQAGRPPEGETEKAIAAIFAQILGCAPVSATDDFFAIGGHSLLATRLSALAKSAFGLDIAIIDLFEAPTVEALAARVSNRNQSLMTEEEMCRADTELDAALRIPARIVSTHPLSHVFLTGATGFLGAYLLSELLKDTSRTVSCLVRGVTGADRLRQSLQSYGLWRDEFAERIRALPGDLSQQRFGLSDATYTALVESVDAIIHNGAEVHHLHPYERLRAPNVGGTVEAIRLAAAGRGRPLHLISSLSALTRRGAGEAIAESATIRDFPLPSGGYNQTKWVAEHLVEAAKERGLPVTIYRPGAISGDSRTGTFNKADILCRLMQGYLRSGLAPEGDTPLEMLPVDTVAHAIIALADRPSSLSQTFHLVHSSPVSSALLFEAAAAEGLHLRRIPRLEWRAELDRIAREETDHPLYPLMGLFEQRPASSSQGAIRTVERSETHRALAAVSIVEPALDLRLFRSYLRAFIVNGALNPSKENEQRYA